AGAGACGGAAGGAGAAATACATGGTgaagctcctccccctcctcacctgtATGCGGAGCAGCAGTGAGTGGTTGGCGTTCTCCagcctcttctgtctctcctccatctctcgcGCCCTCTGCTGTTCTTTCTGCATTTTGCGGATGTAATCCACCGACGCCCTCAGGATGGTCCCTTTGTTCCACCTCATCTCCCtgatcagccaatcacaggccaCGCCTCGTTAACACACAACACCAACCAGCACAGTGAGACATAGAGTGTTGTTTGTTAAGTGTTTACTGACAGGTCGGTGGATTTGGGGATCAGCGCTCCGAGTTCTTTGATGCGGTCGTTGATGttgaacctcctcctcctctcgactgaaacagaaacaacatcattattatcattattatcattattatcattcaGTCTTGATTGCAGTGCTCATCAGAACTCACTGAGGTTGTGGTTGtccttcttctgtctctctttgatCAGAGTTTTTGTCTCCACGTCTACAACAACAgagttaaatatatttaaattagaATTATCGCTCCCTCCAGGTTTTCCTGACATATCGAGTTCACAAGAAtgagacaacctgaaaacattatgcctgcagccaccaggtggcgccggtgtggagaaataaaacatttcacatgtgTAGAGAAAGGAAATCTGGATGAATGACCTTGGACAGAATGAGGCAGCCGGTTGGAATGTGAGGAAATCTTTTAACATGAAAGTTTCAGAAGcaacaataaaaagataaatatttaatttgtcaacACTGTGGGTCcacttacttttttttttacaattaacTTTATTTAGTCGGTTTGAAGACGACAATGACTTTAACGTCCTGGACATTAAACGTCCTGGACATTAAACGTCCTGGACATTAAACGTCCTGGACATGAGTCCATGTCCATGAAGACCATGTGATGACTGAAAACTCTGGAAAACACTAACTGGTGGAACtttagttttaatattttcattaagCTACAGTTTCTACTTTGTTgtgtaataatatttttacatgtAAGACGTCAGtgaatttatttagtttgtaattttgttttcatgagagaaaagatttttaaaagttCAGTCACAGTAACttgaaaatgacaaactgcAGTTTCTGTTGAGGAAGACGTTCATGTTGACTGAACAGGAAGTGGGAACTGATGATGTGGAAAAATACGACTGgatgctgagtgtgtgtgtgtgtgtgtgtgggttcgTCCACAGGAAGTCGTGGTGTTGACTCATCAAAATGAAGAAGAACAGATTTTGCAGCAGAAAACAGGGAAACACGGGGGAGGGGCTTCACTCTCTGAGCTGTAACCTCAGAACTGGTGTGAGCCAATGAGAAGCCAGCTCTGCACACTTTTACTGTCCAATGAGTTAAACTGTGCAGAAGTCGCCGCTTCACGGCGTCGGTCACTCACCGAACAGCTCGGTCTTGATGGCGTGAAGCTCGGCCGGGCAACTGTTGCTAACGGTGATGGCCTGCGTGGCCATCCCTCCATTGCTGCTGTAAACGTCCAGCATCGTCCCAGAGACAGGCAGCTGAAACGGaccaatcaaaacacagaatcaaCGTCTCTGAAATATAGAATGTTGTAATTTGAATGAAATCTGTCCGAAGAAATGAGAGAAGAAATGCTGTCGTGTAATTCTCATGTGATCAGTTCATcagacttttctgtttttttaagaatCATCATGAAGACAAATAATGTCAGCGTCGTCAGAATGTGGCTTTTAAATCAAACTGGTTTCCAGAGCAGTTCTTTGTGTGACAGCTCtgatctgaggtcagttcaTGTTGCTCAGTGGAATCTGCTGATCGAACAAGAAATGATAAGAGCTGcgtcctgctcacacacacactgaacaggaGTTACAGGGAAACAACAGATTCACGTCTGACTCAAGGAAAACATCATGTTAAAGAATTTACTACAAACAGATAGACATCTCAGTGTTTCTGGATTTCTCTTAGCCAATTTTACATCACATATTTAGATTATTTATTGTGAGTTGACGTTTCATTGATCTAATTATTaatcctctgacctctgcagtaGAAATGTTCCTGCAGTGTCTCTAAAATCTGTACAACCTAAATGAAAAACTTCCGTAAGTCAATAAACCATAACAAATGATTAAAGTACTGAAACTGggtcaaaacatttttaaataccaaaaatgttttttaataaaattgaaaaaactatgaacatgtttattttttgagGCATGAATATTTGTCTCCGCTCCTCTACCCCGCTCTCTGGCGCCACCATGTGATTAcgatttaaattaaatttaaacagCGTCATGTTAACTCATGTAGAACCTTCTGCCGGCGAACGTGGCAGCGGACAGTCTGTTAACTGGAAGTTTCTCGTAGCGTTACAGTTTCATCTAAATACATAAATTGAGGACGTTTATTCACTGAGTCTAAAAAGTTTAAACCCTCATTTCTGTCAGCCTcagttttaaaataagaaaataactttattgatcctgaaGGAAATTCTTGTGCAGGATATTTCTCCAAAGTTACAATAACAAAGActaaaaagaataaagtatGAAAATGGGTGAGTCTGAATAGATAACACAGCGAGTAAGAaaagatcaaactgaaccattttCTCCAGTTACTCTCTGTGGGGCAGTGGTTCtatgttttttcatttccacaataaatgtttgtgtgacagaGGAGTCAGagtttaaactgaaaataaaacatgtttatatcgtTCTGGTTTGACTCGTCTGTTACATTCAACTGTTACTGTTCACATGTTAATGCATCAATAATATTGATCCAATTACATCCTGTCACCGTCAGTACAACTCTGATCACTTTATATAATACGTTATGCTGACGACACGTTATTTAACTTCACTCCTCtgcagagaggtcagaggtcacagctcAAACTGACCTGAAAcaacaagacaaacattttaCCTCAGATTtaatcctcctcttctcatgGTCTGGCAGTAAAACTAAAATCCTCATCTTTGAtttcacaccaacacacattcacagacatacacacatgaaTCCATGCactcagtaacacacacacactctctcacacacagtcagcagcagagcagcagagcagcagagcagcttccCTTTCTCTTTGCTCGACTGTTGAAAAATGAGGAAACGtctctttaagaaaaaaactaaaaaccctCCCAGTGTTTCATTAtcagcctgacacacacacacacacacacacacacacacacacacacacacacacacacacacacacacacacacacacacacacattgctggAGCAGAAACTCCCCAATACAGATCTGCAGGCATCTTTTAACCAGTTTTTATTCAAGCCTTAATCTATATTTAATCcagatttaaaccagtttcaAAACAGATGTAAACcattttaaatttagttttaatcCAGCCTCAATTAAATTTAAAACCATATTTAATCCAGCTTTATTCTAGACTGAATCCAGTTTCAATCCTAAATCAAGTTTTAATCCTGTTTCAAACCAGCCTAAACCCAATTATAAACCAGTTTCCAACCAGATTGAATCTATCTTTAATCCAGCCTTAATCTATTTTAAATCCAGTTTTAAACCTGTTTCAAACCAGATTTAATCCAGTCTTAATCCAGATTCAAAACGAATGGAAACCATTTTAAATCTAGTTTTAATCTAGACTGAATCCAGTTTCAAGCCTAAATCAAGTTTTAATCCTGTTTCAAACCAGCCTAAACCCAATTTTAAACCAGTTTCTAACCAGATTGAATCCATCTTTAATCCAGTTTTAAACCTGGTTAAAACCAGATATAATCCAGTCTTAATCCAGATTTGATCTAACCTTGATCCACTTTTCACTTATCTTTATTCGGAGTGCATGTTagtttgtgcacgtgtgtgtgcatgcgtgttaCCGTGTTGGCGAGCTGTAGTCCGGAGTCAATCAGCGTCAGAAATTCGTCGTTGAGGCTCGATTCCAggctgatgatgtcattaatGACGGCCTCTTCCACCTTAATGAACCAATCAGAGGACAGATGAGGTTTGTGTATATTGTGTATGTACGTGTTACTTCTTGTTCAGCcgtatatttacagtatatcttttattatttatatttcttactTCCTGTGTGCCATCTCCTGGCTGAGGTCCGGGGGCACAACCCAGCTGGGGGGAGTGGCTTGATGACAGTTCAGAtggcctgtgattggctgtccTGGGGGCGATGGTTGTCTGAGTGGTGCAGAGATACTGACGCACCTGCTGCCTCTGAGCCTGCTGGATGTGATACCTGGTCGGGTTCTCCAGGTGAGTCTGCACCTGAGGGGCACACAGGTGCATGAGGGCAAATGGAGGATATTTTACACTCACAGTCtgttttcacctcctcctcctcctcctcctaccttTAGCACCTCCACAGGAACCTGAGCAGGAGGTTTGCAGGAGGACGACACAGAGACAGGCAACGAGGAGTCAGAGGAGCGaaactgatgatgatgctgctgcgcCTCCTTAAACTCCGCCTCCAGAGTTTGCTGACGCATCAGGTCCTGACGCATCAAcaccctgcaggaggagaggagaggagaggagaggagagcagaggagaggagaggagaggagaggagaggagcggagagcagaggagaggagaggagaggagagcagaagagaggagaggagaggagaggagaggagagcagaggagaggagaggagaggagaggagaggagagcagaggagaggagaggagaggagaggagaggaggagagtagCTACAACTTTATTTCatagaagagaaacagacagtaaagaagtatgtgtgtgcgtgtgatacCTGGATGACATCACCGACGTCAGTGAGGAAGATGACgatgaggaaggggaggaagctgctgctgatgtactgaggagagaaggaaagatgatgacatcatcatctctGATCTTGTGACATCATTTTGATCCTGAACTGATTCAGagacagaagtgtgtgtgtgtgtgtgtgtgtgcgtgtgtgtaacctgatgctg
The sequence above is drawn from the Hippoglossus hippoglossus isolate fHipHip1 chromosome 7, fHipHip1.pri, whole genome shotgun sequence genome and encodes:
- the tfe3a gene encoding transcription factor E3a; the protein is MSGVTSDQVLNRAGAGPERQEAGILQPQTVFVILDSAETLNLLRVESGIVADIEVDNLLPSGCDAFYEIKSQPISISTSAAASSPSSSSSSSLTSVMSSRVLMRQDLMRQQTLEAEFKEAQQHHHQFRSSDSSLPVSVSSSCKPPAQVPVEVLKVQTHLENPTRYHIQQAQRQQVRQYLCTTQTTIAPRTANHRPSELSSSHSPQLGCAPGPQPGDGTQEVEEAVINDIISLESSLNDEFLTLIDSGLQLANTLPVSGTMLDVYSSNGGMATQAITVSNSCPAELHAIKTELFDVETKTLIKERQKKDNHNLIERRRRFNINDRIKELGALIPKSTDLEMRWNKGTILRASVDYIRKMQKEQQRAREMEERQKRLENANHSLLLRIQELELQARLHGLTSSSSSPPSASSSSTLLSPTLPHPFSSLATPSLDLDALSFVELDEPRGASTVFSADLMADVGLTELHSLGDILMQEGGGRGGGVMSDPLLSCGASKSSSRRSSFSMDEDL